From Pseudomonas poae, the proteins below share one genomic window:
- a CDS encoding MdtA/MuxA family multidrug efflux RND transporter periplasmic adaptor subunit — protein sequence MVDHSMQSSPRKSRRWLFGLLVLLVIAALCWKFWPGSQKDGAAQKPAGHAGKSGMMRPGFGGSTGPIPVRVAPAVLGEFPVYYKALGTVTALNTINVRSRVGGELVKIAFEEGQMVKAGDLLAEIDPRSYQNALLQAQGTLMQNQAQLKNAQVDVERYRGLYAQDSIAKQTLDTAEALVLQYQGTVKTNQGAVDDAKLNLEFTRIRAPISGRVGLRQVDVGNLVAANDTTFLAVITQTQPISVAFTLPENTLETVLARYHAGNKLPVEAWDRGDVKQQATGVLQSLDNQIDVTTGTLKFKARFDNKDQALFPNQFVNVHLLADTLHNVVLAPSAAIQFGNTGTFVYVLDGDKKVKVQPLVVGDTDGDNTVIKEGLKAGDRVVLEGTDRLKDGSEIEVVNDSSEVPTTPTEHLQGKPAAKGETGTTAGKAQKVGS from the coding sequence ATGGTTGATCACTCCATGCAATCCTCCCCCCGTAAGTCCCGCCGCTGGCTGTTCGGCCTGCTTGTGCTGCTGGTTATCGCCGCCCTGTGCTGGAAATTCTGGCCCGGCAGCCAAAAGGATGGCGCCGCACAGAAGCCCGCCGGGCATGCCGGCAAGTCGGGGATGATGCGCCCGGGCTTCGGCGGTTCCACCGGGCCGATTCCGGTGCGCGTGGCACCGGCAGTGCTGGGGGAGTTCCCGGTGTACTACAAGGCATTGGGCACGGTGACTGCGCTCAACACCATTAACGTACGCAGCCGGGTGGGCGGTGAGCTGGTGAAAATCGCCTTTGAAGAAGGGCAGATGGTCAAGGCCGGAGACTTGCTGGCCGAGATCGACCCGCGCAGCTACCAGAACGCCTTGCTCCAGGCACAGGGCACGCTGATGCAGAACCAGGCGCAACTGAAAAACGCCCAGGTCGACGTCGAGCGCTATCGCGGCCTGTACGCTCAGGACAGTATTGCCAAGCAGACCCTGGACACCGCCGAAGCGCTGGTGCTGCAATACCAAGGCACGGTCAAGACCAACCAGGGCGCGGTGGACGACGCCAAGCTCAACCTCGAATTCACCAGGATCCGCGCTCCAATCAGCGGCCGCGTCGGCTTGCGCCAAGTGGACGTGGGCAACCTGGTGGCGGCCAATGACACCACGTTCCTGGCCGTGATCACTCAGACCCAGCCGATCAGCGTGGCTTTTACGCTGCCGGAAAACACCCTGGAAACCGTCCTCGCCCGCTACCACGCCGGCAATAAATTGCCCGTGGAAGCCTGGGACCGTGGCGACGTGAAGCAGCAGGCCACCGGCGTGCTGCAAAGCCTGGATAACCAGATCGACGTCACCACTGGCACCCTGAAATTCAAGGCGCGTTTCGATAACAAGGACCAGGCGCTGTTCCCCAACCAGTTCGTCAATGTGCACCTGCTGGCCGATACCCTGCATAACGTGGTACTGGCGCCATCGGCCGCGATTCAGTTCGGCAACACCGGCACCTTCGTCTACGTGCTCGACGGCGACAAGAAGGTCAAGGTCCAGCCCCTGGTGGTCGGCGATACCGATGGCGACAACACGGTGATCAAAGAGGGCCTCAAGGCCGGCGACCGTGTGGTGCTGGAAGGCACCGACCGCCTCAAGGACGGCAGCGAAATCGAAGTGGTCAACGACAGCAGCGAAGTGCCGACCACCCCGACCGAGCACCTGCAGGGCAAGCCGGCGGCTAAAGGGGAGACCGGTACCACCGCCGGCAAGGCGCAAAAGGTCGGTTCATGA
- a CDS encoding glycosyltransferase, whose protein sequence is MNQPATKVLVIGYVWPEPRSSAAGGHMMQILESFLTQGWDITFSSPATVGEHKADLPALGITECAIELNSSSFDDFVRELAPDIVLFDRFMMEEQFGWRVEKCCPDALRVLETSDLQSLRDARQQRLKEHLKAQPDGDDFSALFTADLQYEFQLMADTDLAKREIAAIYRCDISLMISDVEIRLLTEYFKVPAALLHWCPLMLQPPTEAFAPFEDRAHFLSIGNFRHAPNWDAVLWMKNRLWPLIRQQLPGAQLHIYGAYTPPKATALHNPAQGFHVMNWAEDALQVMTAARICLAPLRFGAGIKGKLADAMLCGTPNITTPIGAEAMGDEHPWPGAIGQSAEALATAAVSLYQDRARWTEAQELGRQLLARRYDQNLHGSALVACLEHCRSRLGAHRRDNFTGSMLRHHAHKSTQYMSQWIEAKNRTV, encoded by the coding sequence ATGAATCAGCCCGCCACCAAAGTCCTGGTTATTGGTTATGTCTGGCCGGAGCCCCGTTCCTCGGCCGCCGGCGGGCATATGATGCAGATTCTCGAGAGCTTTCTTACGCAAGGTTGGGACATTACCTTCAGCAGCCCAGCCACTGTCGGCGAACACAAGGCCGACCTGCCCGCGCTGGGCATCACCGAATGCGCCATCGAGCTCAATAGCAGCAGTTTCGATGATTTTGTCCGCGAGTTGGCCCCGGATATCGTGCTGTTCGACCGCTTCATGATGGAGGAACAATTCGGCTGGCGCGTAGAAAAATGCTGCCCCGACGCCTTGCGGGTGCTGGAAACCTCCGACCTGCAAAGCCTGCGGGACGCCCGTCAGCAACGTTTGAAGGAGCACCTGAAGGCCCAGCCCGACGGCGATGATTTCTCCGCGCTCTTCACCGCCGACCTGCAGTACGAATTTCAACTGATGGCCGACACCGACCTGGCCAAGCGCGAGATCGCCGCGATTTACCGCTGTGATATCAGCCTGATGATCTCCGACGTGGAAATCCGCCTGCTCACCGAGTACTTCAAAGTACCCGCGGCCCTGCTGCACTGGTGCCCGCTGATGCTGCAGCCGCCGACCGAGGCCTTTGCGCCGTTTGAAGACCGCGCACACTTTCTCAGCATCGGTAACTTCCGCCACGCGCCCAACTGGGATGCGGTGCTCTGGATGAAAAACCGTCTGTGGCCGCTGATCCGCCAGCAATTGCCGGGCGCTCAGCTGCATATCTACGGGGCCTACACCCCGCCCAAGGCCACCGCCCTGCACAACCCGGCGCAGGGTTTTCATGTGATGAACTGGGCTGAGGATGCCCTGCAGGTGATGACGGCTGCGCGTATCTGCCTGGCGCCATTGCGCTTTGGCGCCGGCATCAAGGGCAAGCTGGCGGATGCGATGCTCTGCGGCACGCCCAACATCACCACGCCGATCGGCGCCGAAGCCATGGGCGATGAGCACCCTTGGCCCGGCGCTATCGGGCAGAGCGCCGAGGCGCTGGCCACTGCCGCCGTCAGCCTGTACCAGGACCGCGCACGCTGGACCGAAGCCCAGGAACTCGGCCGTCAGCTCCTGGCCCGCCGCTATGACCAGAACCTCCACGGGTCGGCCCTGGTGGCATGCCTGGAACACTGCCGCAGCCGCCTCGGCGCCCATCGCCGGGATAACTTCACCGGCAGCATGCTGCGTCACCATGCCCATAAAAGTACGCAGTACATGTCCCAGTGGATCGAGGCGAAAAACCGCACCGTGTAA
- a CDS encoding AraC family transcriptional regulator — translation MTRAARITDPSYELMDDHNGLSIIYRQHGFPCPLVRWHFHKEYELHLIVASSGKVFIGDYIGNFYPESLFLTGPNLPHNWISQVEEEEVVPKRDMLVNFTDELFESGSHIFAELKSLAPLLERAQYGIEFRCKKTIAQAMTLMQRIEDAQGMARLGHFFILLEVLSACEDYQLLSGVNTPQLADEHSVDRTNRAVDYIFAHYARELPLEEVAEHLGMKPTYFSRVFKQATGRTFIEFVNRLRISKSCELLADGDKAVTDVCFESGFNNISNFNRRFQQLKGMTPSHYRRLAVQRLTEQKPA, via the coding sequence ATGACCCGAGCAGCGCGAATCACCGACCCTTCCTACGAGCTGATGGACGATCACAACGGTCTGTCCATCATCTATCGCCAACACGGCTTCCCCTGCCCACTGGTGCGCTGGCATTTCCACAAGGAATACGAGCTGCACCTGATCGTCGCAAGCTCCGGCAAGGTGTTTATCGGCGACTACATCGGTAACTTCTACCCCGAAAGCCTGTTCCTCACCGGGCCGAACCTGCCTCATAACTGGATCAGCCAGGTCGAGGAAGAGGAAGTGGTGCCCAAGCGCGACATGCTGGTGAATTTCACCGATGAGCTGTTCGAAAGCGGCAGCCATATTTTCGCCGAACTCAAGAGCCTGGCGCCGTTGCTGGAACGGGCGCAGTACGGCATCGAATTCCGTTGCAAAAAGACCATCGCCCAGGCCATGACCCTGATGCAACGCATCGAGGACGCCCAGGGCATGGCGCGCCTCGGGCACTTTTTTATCCTGCTGGAAGTGCTCAGCGCGTGTGAGGACTACCAGTTGCTGTCCGGCGTAAACACACCGCAACTGGCCGACGAACACAGCGTCGACCGTACCAACCGTGCGGTGGATTACATCTTCGCCCACTACGCACGGGAGCTGCCCCTGGAGGAAGTGGCCGAACACCTGGGGATGAAGCCGACGTATTTCTCCCGCGTGTTCAAGCAGGCCACCGGGCGCACGTTTATCGAGTTCGTCAATCGATTGCGCATCAGCAAATCCTGCGAGTTGCTGGCCGATGGCGATAAAGCGGTGACGGATGTGTGCTTTGAATCGGGGTTCAACAATATCTCCAACTTCAACCGGCGCTTCCAGCAACTCAAGGGCATGACGCCCTCCCACTACCGGCGCCTGGCGGTGCAGCGGCTCACAGAACAAAAGCCGGCCTAA